The Primulina huaijiensis isolate GDHJ02 chromosome 17, ASM1229523v2, whole genome shotgun sequence genome window below encodes:
- the LOC140963326 gene encoding uncharacterized protein, whose product MELLKDFGCEIQYQPGRMNLVTNALSRKVQNAMLTSLIISKIHEHLGTSGWTYQISGEYFVVSSIQVEPQILSNIKAAQRTDPHIHRLKELSRTGQTEKFSVASDGSLRFNGRLVVPNLIDLKEVILHEAHCSRHSIHPGIRKMYHTLRAHNWWEGMNLAECYIVLKFRSGIGSTLLWIL is encoded by the coding sequence ATGGAGTTGCTTAAAGACTTTGGttgtgagattcagtatcaaCCAGGCCGAATGAATCTTGTTACAAATGCCCTCAGCAGGAAAGTTCAGAATGCTATGCTGACATCTTTGATTATCTCTAAAATTCACGAGCACTTGGGAACTTCAGGATGGACTTATCAGATCAGTGGAGAATACTTTGTAGTATCATCTATTCAAGTTGAGCCACAGATTTTATCCAACATCAAAGCAGCACAGAGGACCGATCCGCATATTCATAGATTAAAAGAATTGTCTCGAACAGGTCAGACAGAAAAGTTTAGTGTTGCCTCAGATGGTAGTCTGCGCTTTAATGGTAGACTTGTGGTTCCTAATTTGATAGATTTGAAAGAAGTTATACTacatgaagcacattgtagtcgacacAGTATTCATCCAGGAATTCGAAAGATGTATCATACCTTAAGAGCTCATAATTGGTGGGAAGGTATGAATCTGGCGGAATGTTACATAGTCTTGAAGTTCCGCAGTGGAATTGGGAGcacattgctatggattttgtga
- the LOC140963462 gene encoding uncharacterized protein — translation MKDFSLFLLKNALGAKMKKGFRNFCNSDISTSTLDQNKAADRHALVAQPVLVNSPSSPESHPTLEEMILKLEMEERMARRSKVLNDGDAVVQHRMSCVNSSDILRSARNALDQYPRFSLDGKDSMYRCSFTNLGQVERTDQILMPGRESVIWCNPGVVAKLMGLDAIPVPVNTRNIIRRERMISAMLKRQKLKRMAAHGHQSSSRKHEYLEIEKETRDGFRFR, via the coding sequence ATGAAGGACTTCTCTCTGTTTCTGCTCAAGAATGCTCTTGGTGCAAAGATGAAAAAGGGGTTCAGAAACTTTTGCAACAGCGACATCTCCACCTCCACACTAGACCAGAACAAAGCAGCCGATCGTCACGCGTTGGTGGCACAACCAGTACTTGTTAACTCTCCGTCGTCCCCGGAGAGCCATCCCACGCTGGAAGAGATGATATTGAAGTTAGAGATGGAGGAGAGAATGGCTAGGAGATCAAAGGTACTCAACGACGGGGACGCTGTAGTTCAGCATAGAATGTCGTGTGTAAACAGCTCCGATATCCTGAGAAGCGCGAGAAACGCCCTGGATCAGTATCCTCGGTTTTCGCTTGACGGGAAAGACTCCATGTATCGGTGTTCATTCACGAATTTGGGTCAGGTTGAGAGAACTGACCAGATATTAATGCCTGGTCGGGAGAGTGTAATTTGGTGCAATCCAGGGGTGGTGGCCAAACTTATGGGGCTCGATGCGATTCCGGTTCCAGTAAACACTAGGAATATTATTAGGAGGGAAAGGATGATCAGCGCCATGTTGAAGAGGCAGAAATTGAAAAGAATGGCAGCTCATGGTCATCAAAGCAGCAGCAGGAAACATGAATATTTAGAGATCGAAAAGGAGACCCGCGATGGCTTCAGATTCAGATAA